In Arachis hypogaea cultivar Tifrunner chromosome 17, arahy.Tifrunner.gnm2.J5K5, whole genome shotgun sequence, a single window of DNA contains:
- the LOC112765653 gene encoding protein LURP-one-related 15 isoform X2 — MEASAPDFALAHGFPMNMISVVDDKFCVVNPTEMIVKKKYNGLLLKQRYKVKDVNGKLLLQVDGPSLSIHKKRVMRDAQGSPILIMQEKVKMVSLRHRWRVHRGKSSDDKDVIFGVRRSHPMDMKPRLDVFMPGNTDEDVSNFQVVGSHTQKSCTIYKGDTIIAQVSDVFPSRNFSKWKESYKVKINEGVDYAFVVALLVILTVNDYI; from the exons ATGGAGGCAAGTGCACCTGATTTTGCATTGGCACATGGGTTCCCCATGAATATGATAAGTGTAGTAGATGATAAGTTCTGTGTTGTAAACCCAACAGAAATGATTGTGAAGAAGAAATACAATGGATTGTTGTTGAAGCAACGTTACAAAGTGAAAGATGTTAATGGGAAACTCTTGCTTCAAGTTGATGGGCCAAGCTTAAGCATCCACAAAAAGAGGGTTATGCGTGATGCTCAAGGTTCACCAATCCTCATAATGCAAGAGAAG GTTAAAATGGTATCGCTCCGGCACCGGTGGAGGGTTCATAGAGGGAAAAGCTCAGATGATAAGGATGTGATATTTGGGGTGAGAAGGTCACACCCAATGGACATGAAACCTCGGCTTGATGTGTTCATGCCTGGTAATACTGATGAAGATGTAAGCAACTTTCAAGTTGTTGGTAGCCACACTCAAAAATCTTGCACTATTTACAAAGGTGACACCATCATTGCTCAg GTAAGTGATGTGTTCCCAAGCAGAAACTTCAGCAAATGGAAAGAAAGCTATAAAGTGAAGATTAATGAAGGGGTGGATTATGCTTTCGTCGTGGCATTACTTGTAATATTAACCGTAAATGACTACATTTGA
- the LOC112765653 gene encoding protein LURP-one-related 14 isoform X1, with the protein MEASAPDFALAHGFPMNMISVVDDKFCVVNPTEMIVKKKYNGLLLKQRYKVKDVNGKLLLQVDGPSLSIHKKRVMRDAQGSPILIMQEKQVKMVSLRHRWRVHRGKSSDDKDVIFGVRRSHPMDMKPRLDVFMPGNTDEDVSNFQVVGSHTQKSCTIYKGDTIIAQVSDVFPSRNFSKWKESYKVKINEGVDYAFVVALLVILTVNDYI; encoded by the exons ATGGAGGCAAGTGCACCTGATTTTGCATTGGCACATGGGTTCCCCATGAATATGATAAGTGTAGTAGATGATAAGTTCTGTGTTGTAAACCCAACAGAAATGATTGTGAAGAAGAAATACAATGGATTGTTGTTGAAGCAACGTTACAAAGTGAAAGATGTTAATGGGAAACTCTTGCTTCAAGTTGATGGGCCAAGCTTAAGCATCCACAAAAAGAGGGTTATGCGTGATGCTCAAGGTTCACCAATCCTCATAATGCAAGAGAAG CAGGTTAAAATGGTATCGCTCCGGCACCGGTGGAGGGTTCATAGAGGGAAAAGCTCAGATGATAAGGATGTGATATTTGGGGTGAGAAGGTCACACCCAATGGACATGAAACCTCGGCTTGATGTGTTCATGCCTGGTAATACTGATGAAGATGTAAGCAACTTTCAAGTTGTTGGTAGCCACACTCAAAAATCTTGCACTATTTACAAAGGTGACACCATCATTGCTCAg GTAAGTGATGTGTTCCCAAGCAGAAACTTCAGCAAATGGAAAGAAAGCTATAAAGTGAAGATTAATGAAGGGGTGGATTATGCTTTCGTCGTGGCATTACTTGTAATATTAACCGTAAATGACTACATTTGA